In Leishmania infantum JPCM5 genome chromosome 33, a genomic segment contains:
- a CDS encoding putative d-xylulose reductase: MVLMESLVLEKKGELTIREVDVCDELGPHDCRVKIHSVGICGSDVHYYEHGHIGPFVVEKPMVLGHEASGTVVAVGAEVKNLETGDRVALEPGIPRWNSAQTLSGLYNLDPELTFFATPPVHGCMSTTIIHPAALCFKLPDNVSYEEGALCEPIAVGMHSATKASIKPGDVGLVIGCGTIGIVTALSALAGGCSEVIICGSRDERLEIARRYPGLRAVNTSREGELKRAVAEATEGNGCDVVFECGGAASAFPLIYEHAAPGATCVLVGMPVEPVPVDIVMAQAKEITFQTAFRYRNVYPRIIRLLSSGKMDVRPLISAKFAFKDSVKAYERAMNRDPKDMKIMIQMEN; the protein is encoded by the coding sequence ATGGTCCTCATGGAGAGCCTcgtgctggagaagaaggGCGAGCTGACAATTCGAGAGGTGGATGTGTGCGACGAGCTCGGCCCGCACGACTGTCGCGTGAAGATCCACAGCGTGGGCATTTGTGGCAGCGACGTGCACTACTACGAGCACGGCCATATCGGACCCTTCGTGGTGGAGAAGCCGATGGTCCTTGGCCACGAGGCGTCCGGCACGGTTGTAGCGGTGGGCGCTGAGGTGAAGAACCTGGAGACAGGCGACCGCGTTGCGCTGGAGCCGGGCATTCCACGCTGGAACTCTGCGCAGACGCTGAGCGGTCTGTACAACCTGGACCCCGAGCTGACGTTTTTTGCGACACCGCCGGTGCACGGGTGCATGTCGACGACCATCATCCACCCCGCCGCACTGTGCTTCAAGCTGCCTGACAACGTGAGCTATGAGGAGGGCGCGTTGTGCGAGCCGATCGCTGTTGGCATGCATTCGGCGACGAAGGCCAGCATCAAGCCAGGCGACGTGGGCCTCGTGATCGGGTGCGGCACGATCGGGATCGTGACGGCGCTGTCCGCGCTTGCGGGCGGGTGCTCTGAGGTGATCATCTGCGGCTCGCGCGACGAGCGGCTGGAGATCGCGCGCCGCTACCCTGGCCTACGCGCAGTGAACACGTCgagggagggcgagctgaagcgcgccgttgcggaggcgacggagggcAACGGCTGCGACGTTGTGTTCGagtgcggtggcgcggcatcGGCGTTCCCTCTGATCTACGAGCACGCCGCGCCTGGTGCGActtgtgtgcttgtgggGATGCCGGTGGAGCCCGTGCCGGTGGACATTGTGATGGCGCAGGCGAAGGAGATCACGTTCCAGACGGCGTTCCGCTACCGCAACGTGTACCCTCGCATCATCCGCCTGCTGAGCTCCGGCAAAATGGACGTGAGGCCGCTGATCAGCGCCAAGTTCGCGTTCAAGGACAGCGTGAAGGCGTACGAGCGCGCGATGAACCGAGACCCGAAAGACATGAAAATTATGATACAGATGGAGAACTAG